Proteins from a single region of Diorhabda sublineata isolate icDioSubl1.1 chromosome 2, icDioSubl1.1, whole genome shotgun sequence:
- the LOC130440528 gene encoding uncharacterized protein LOC130440528 — MEQKINTVKNYFKKKNIDDVEERAKGGVPQIGFRISFCEHDKELKVKVIGARLLPTDYGNIKPRGYLVKITVYPGKQKFETKTVKDSWPTINEEFSCTIFPVKKIDDYFKGHFVSFTIYAILGKEEEEQRQNEKPKSILKRYFSFSDGEEFISLRNGNFRRSGSQRRSSYNSSMSNRRTVGAVTYNLDRKLFTQKLKTDMISTPDIWRNVTEITSGIQTQPRDGTKGSIELTLQYGVSEDGRNDVVEVTVTKFRCSLQTMQLHETIGGQLYIKITAFEYEDLIQKMKSDKFEPTISLKLEPSTSTLRATVNKYNLKQVKILIRLMSRNIVGKKTVLGKIEIDRNSSFWKEIVASPSVAITKMVHFE; from the exons ATGGAACAGAAAATTAATAcggtgaaaaattatttcaagaaaaaaaatatcgacgaCGTAGAGGAAAGGGCTAAAGGCGGCGTACCGCAAATCGGATTCAGAATTTCGTTTTGTGAACACGACAAGGAATTGAAAGTGAAAGTTATCGGTGCTAGATTGTTACCAACGGACTATGGTAATATCAAACCCAGAGGGTACTTAGTTAAG ATAACCGTATATCCAGGTAAACAAAAATTCGAAACAAAGACTGTGAAAGATTCGTGGCCCACTATTAACGAGGAATTTTCATGTACAATATTTCCAGTAAAGAAAATCGATGACTATTTCAAAGGACATTTCGTTTCTTTTACAATTTACGCTATTTtaggaaaagaagaagaggagcaaAGACAGAACGAGAAAccaaaaagtatattaaaaag atatttttcatttagtgaTGGGGaggaatttatttctttacgTAATGGTAATTTTAGAAGGTCTGGATCTCAAAGAAGAAGTAGCTACAACAGTAGTATGAGTAACAGAAGGACTGTAG GAGCAGTTACTTACAATTtagatagaaaattatttactcaaaaACTTAAAACTGATATGATAAGTACTCCGGATATTTGGAGAAATGTGACGGAAATTACCAGCGGTATTCAAACTCAACcg cgAGACGGAACTAAAGGCAGTATAGAATTAACCCTCCAATATGGCGTTAGTGAAGATGGTCGAAATGATGTAGTTGAAGTAACAGTTACCAAATTTAGATGCAGTTTACAAACAATGCAATTACATGAAACAATTGGag GGCAACTCTACATCAAAATCACGGCATTCGAATACGAAGatcttatacaaaaaatgaaaagtgaTAAATTCGAACCGACGATTAGTTTGAAATTAGAACCGAGCACGTCGACATTGAGAGCTACggtcaataaatataatttgaagcaagtgaaaattttgataaggtTGATGTCGAGAAATATAGTGGGAAAAAAAACCGTACTGGGTAAAATAGAAATCGATAGGAATAGTAGTTTTTGGAAAGAAATCGTCGCTTCACCATCGGTTGCTATCACAAAAATGGTTCATTTTGAATag